The DNA window CTCACGTCATCGATTGCTTCTGCGGACAGGATACCCGTCATTGCTGAATTCAAGAGGAGAACGCCTTCGGTGAGGGACATTTCCTCGGACGCAGACATTACCGAACGACTCACTGCTTTTGCCAATGCGGGTATATGCGGCTTTTCGATACTCACCGAACCGCACAGGTTTGATGGATCGCTGGCAAACATTTCAGCTGCATCTGCATTCGGTCTTCCTGTGATTATGAAGGACTTCATAATAGCAACGGATCAGGTGGATGCCGCTTACAGGCTGGGCGCGGACGCAGTCCTGCTTATAATGGACATATTCGAACGGAGCCGTTTCAATATCGATGTACTGATGGAGGATATTCATACGGCCGGCATGGAGGCTGTTCTTGAAGTAAATTCCTCAGAGCAGTTTGCAGCCGCCATGGAGACGGAAGCGGATATAATCGGCATCAACAACAGGAACCTCTCCGACCTCACGCTGGAAGAGAGGAGGGTGGAGAAGGTGCTTGCGGGTGCTGCAAAAGACAGGCCGGTCATCGGAATGAGCGGCGTCACGAGCCCGCTTCAGGTCATGTCAATGCTCGATGCCGGTGCGGACGCGGTGCTCGTAGGGACATCGCTCATGGGCGGCAGCACGGCGTTGCTGGACGGTATAAAGGAGGCGGTGCTTAAACGACGGAAGTAAAGATATGCGGCAACAGGAGCTCCGGGGACATCCTGCTAGCCAGAGATGCCGATTATCTCGGTTTCGTCATCTGCACACCGCGCT is part of the Candidatus Sysuiplasma acidicola genome and encodes:
- a CDS encoding indole-3-glycerol-phosphate synthase, whose protein sequence is MDELDSFIENAFSLVMSGYYATGQKRTVPVKSLTSSIASADRIPVIAEFKRRTPSVRDISSDADITERLTAFANAGICGFSILTEPHRFDGSLANISAASAFGLPVIMKDFIIATDQVDAAYRLGADAVLLIMDIFERSRFNIDVLMEDIHTAGMEAVLEVNSSEQFAAAMETEADIIGINNRNLSDLTLEERRVEKVLAGAAKDRPVIGMSGVTSPLQVMSMLDAGADAVLVGTSLMGGSTALLDGIKEAVLKRRK